A window from Salvelinus sp. IW2-2015 linkage group LG5, ASM291031v2, whole genome shotgun sequence encodes these proteins:
- the LOC111964319 gene encoding peroxiredoxin-4, whose product MDVMLHMKMLKDILSVFCTICFVTNFSTAAQDGSNGKKDQECHNYAGGHVYPGEAFRVPVSDHSLHLSKAKISKPAPYFEGSAVIDGEFKELKLSDYKGKYLVFFFYPLDFTFVCPTEIIAFSDRVHEFHAINAEVVACSVDSQFTHLAWINTPRKQGGLGPMKVPLLSDLTHQISKDYGVFLEDAGHTLRGLFIIDDKGVLRQITMNDLPVGRSVDETLRLVQAFQYTDKHGEVCPAGWKPGSDTIIPDPSGKLKYFDKLN is encoded by the exons ATGGACGTCATGCTTCATATGAAGATGTTAAAGGACATTTTAAGTGTGTTTTGCACAATTTGTTTTGTCACCAATTTTTCCACTGCAGCCCAAGACGGCTCTAATGGGAAAAAGGATCAAGAGTGTCACAACTACGCTGGGGGACACGTCTACCCTGGAGAGGCTTTCCGTGTGCCCGTCTCTGACCATTCCCTGCACCTCAGCAAGGCGAAAA tTTCAAAGCCTGCACCTTATTTTGAGGGATCAGCTGTCATCGATGGCGAGTTTAAGGAGCTCAAGCTGtctgactacaaagggaaatacCTAGTCTTCTTCTTCTACCCCCTGGACTT CACGTTTGTCTGCCCGACTGAGATTATTGCATTCAGTGATCGTGTGCACGAGTTCCATGCCATCAATGCTGAGGTTGTTGCCTGCTCTGTCGACTCACAATTCACCCATCTGGCATG GATCAACACACCTAGGAAGCAGGGTGGACTTGGGCCAATGAAAGTCCCTCTGCTGTCTGACCTCACACACCAGATTTCCAAGGACTATGGAGTCTTCCTGGAGGATGCAGGACACACACTCCG GGGCCTGTTCATCATCGATGACAAGGGAGTCCTGAGGCAGATTACCATGAATGACCTCCCGGTAGGGCGCTCTGTAGATGAGACCCTGCGGCTGGTCCAGGCCTTCCAGTACACTGACAAACATGGTGAAG TGTGCCCAGCAGGATGGAAGCCAGGCAGTGACACG ATAATCCCAGACCCATCGGGCAAACTCAAGTACTTTGATAAGCTGAACTGA
- the LOC111964288 gene encoding zinc finger Y-chromosomal protein 1 — MDEDETRLALHSQEPKIILHGSDEGGAAGEEFVVELQETVLVSEGEGEGMAVHGFASDELVIQDAVEDVVSEYVHCDEDEDVAVETCVMSLEGEDEGVAMGDIPEDVMVADGHTQDELDPEQDTDGCGDYLMISLDEAGKMVSDDGTEVTVEGAEEDQEVEKDEDGQEVIKVYIFKADSGEDDLGETVDISDGDTEDVALTDSTGRTLREKMVYMSQGDHGSSKISDEVYMEVVVGGEEPVTHERSYDGTALSKDFMPVAWAATYGSEDSESCENRNGAASALLHIDESDGGDKLNRQRNKNKRTRAEPRQVQTAIIIGPYGQPLTVYPCMLCGKKFKSRGFLKRHTKNHHQDVLTRKKYQCTDCDFTTNKKASLHNHMEVHTLSNKALFECEVCGKEFHQQAALFSHRLQHHHREPKSPVPSQANKMHKCKFCDYETAEQGLLNRHLLAVHSKSFPHICVECGKGFRHPSELKKHMRTHTGEKPYSCLYCDYKSADSSNLKTHVKTNHSKEMPFKCDRCFQTFAEEEELLQHGLTHEEAKTQXCAQCEHKSSNSSDLKRHIISVHTKDYPHKCAVCDKGFHRPSELKKHSASHRAKKLHQCRHCNFKIADPFVLSRHILSVHTKEQQASPEKNGAKRTLLGSSPASASASAPVAKKQVLVPGASSSAAGLATGPRERRVYQCQYCDYSSGDASGFKRHVISIHTKDYPHRCEICSKGFRRPSEKNQHIARHHKDLVQAE, encoded by the exons ATGGATGAGGACGAGACCAGGCTGGCACTACATTCCCAAGAGCCTAAAATCATTCTCCATGGATCAG ATGAGGGTGGTGCTGCAGGGGAGGAGTTTGTGGTGGAGCTGCAGGAGACTGTGCTGGTgtcggagggggagggggagggaatgGCGGTGCATGGATTTGCTTCAGACGAGCTGGTAATCCAGGATGCTGTTGAGGACGTGGTGTCTGAGTATGTGCACTGCGATGAGGACGAGGATGTTGCTGTGGAGACGTGTGTGATGTCACTGGAGGGGGAGGACGAAGGTGTTGCCATGGGGGACATCCCTGAGGATGTGATGGTCGCAGACGGGCATACCCAGGATGAACTGGACCCAGAGCAAGACACAGACGGCTGTGGGGACTACCTGATGATCTCAT TGGATGAGGCAGGCAAGATGGTGTCAGATGATGGCACAGAGGTGACTGTAGAGGGAGCCGAGGAGGACCAGGAGGTGGAGAAGGATGAGGACGGCCAGGAGGTGATCAAGGTGTACATCTTCAAGGCAGACTCTGGGGAGGATGACCTGG GAGAAACAGTGGACATCAGTGATGGAGACACAGAGGATGTGGCACTGACGGACTCTACAGGCCGAACGCTCCGAGAGAAGATGGTGTACATGTCTCAGGGGGACCATG GTTCATCAAAGATATCTGATGAGGTTTatatggaggtggtggtggggggtgagGAACCAGTGACCCACGAGCGGTCGTACGACGGCACGGCTCTCAGCAAGGACTTCATGCCTGTGGCCTGGGCAGCCACGTATG GTTCTGAGGACAGTGAGAGCTGTGAGAACAGAAACGGTGCTGCCAGTGCTCTGCTGCACATTGACGAATCAGACGGAGGGGACAAGCTCAACAGGCAACGAAACAAGAACAAGAGAACAAGGGCTGAGCCTCGCCAGGTCCAGACAG CCATCATCATTGGTCCGTATGGCCAGCCTCTGACAGTATATCCCTGCATGCTCTGTGGCAAGAAGTTCAAGTCGCGCGGCTTCCTGAAGCGCCACACCAAAAACCACCACCAGGATGTCCTGACCAGGAAAAAGTACCAGTGCACGGACTGTGACTTCACCACCAACAAGAAGGCCAGCCTTCATAACCACATGGAGGTGCACACGCTGAGCAACAAGGCTCTGTTTGAGTGTGAGGTGTGTGGCAAGGAGTTCCACCAGCAGGCGGCGCTGTTCTCCCATCGACTGCAGCACCACCACCGTGAGCCCAAGAGCCCTGTGCCTTCACAGGCCAACAAGATGCACAAGTGCAAATTCTGTGACTATGAGACGGCTGAACAAGGACTGCTCAATCGCCACTTGCTGGCCGTCCATAGTAAGAGCTTTCCCCACATTTGTGTGGAATGTGGCAAGGGTTTCCGGCACCCCTCCGAGCTGAAgaaacacatgcgcacacacaccggCGAGAAGCCTTACTCTTGCCTCTACTGCGACTACAAGTCGGCTGATTCCTCCAACCTGAAGACMCATGTCAAGACCAAYCACAGCAAAGAGATGCCCTTCAAGTGTGAYCGCTGCTTCCAGACKTTtgctgaggaggaggagttgcTGCAGCACGGGCTGACYCACGAGGAGGCCAAAACCCARCWGTGTGCCCARTGTGAACACAAGAGCTCCAACTCCAGTGACCTGAAGCGCCACATCATATCGGTGCACACCAAGGACTACCCCCACAAATGTGCCGTCTGCGATAAAGGRTTCCACCGGCCGTCTGAACTGAAGAAGCACTCGGCGTCGCACCGTGCCAAGAAACTGCACCAGTGCCGGCACTGCAACTTCAAGATCGCGGACCCCTTTGTGCTCAGTCGCCATATCCTGTCGGTTCACACCAAGGAGCAACAGGCCTCTCCTGAAAAGAACGGAGCCAAAAGGACCTTATTGGGGTCTTcccctgcctctgcctctgccagTGCACCGGTGGCAAAGAAGCAGGTTTTGGTGCCTGGTGCTAGTTCTAGTGCTGCGGGCTTGGCCACAGGGcccagggagaggagggtgtacCAGTGTCAGTACTGTGATTACAGCAGTGGGGATGCCTCAGGGTTCAAGCGCCATGTGATCTCCATCCACACAAAAGACTACCCCCACCGCTGTGAGATCTGCTCTAAAGGCTTCCGCAGGCCCTCAGAGAAGAACCAACATATCGCACGCCACCACAAGGACTTGGTGCAGGCAGAGTGA
- the LOC111964330 gene encoding LOW QUALITY PROTEIN: lipocalin-like (The sequence of the model RefSeq protein was modified relative to this genomic sequence to represent the inferred CDS: inserted 2 bases in 1 codon): MTTMLLRALGALLCSLVVTVRFCPXGDFNLQGVAGKWYLIGFATNAQWFVSHRAGMKMGTAILTPTVEGDLDMAYASLSNDTDGSCWRMNHLAEKTNLPGKFIFKSQRWNNENDMRVVDVKYDEYALIHTIKTKGGVSTVLNKLYARGTDLSPDLLQKFKQFSLDTGILPENIAILPKNDECPAA; this comes from the exons ATGACGACCATGCTGCTGAGAGCGCTAGGAGCACTGCTCTGCTCCTTGGTTGTCACCGTGAGGTTCTGCCC AGGAGACTTCAATCTGCAGGGG GTTGCAGGAAAGTGGTACCTGATTGGATTTGCTACTAATGCCCAGTGGTTTGTCAGCCACAGGGCCGGCATGAAGATGGGCACCGCCATTCTGACCCCAACTGTTGAAGGAGACCTGGACATGGCATATGCTAGCCTGAGTaatga CACTGATGGCTCCTGCTGGAGAATGAACCACCTGGCTGAGAAGACAAACCTTCCTGGGAAATTCATCTTCAAGAGCCAGC GCTggaataatgaaaatgacatgCGTGTCGTTGATGTTAAGTATGATGAGTACGCACTCATTCACACCATCAAGACCAAGGGAGGTGTTTCAACTGTGCTCAACAAACTGTATG CCCGCGGGACAGACTTGAGCCCTGACCTGCTACAGAAGTTTAAGCAGTTCTCCCTGGACACTGGCATTCTGCCTGAGAACATTGCTATCCTCCCCAAAAACG ATGAGTGTCCCGCTGCGTAA